In Mauremys reevesii isolate NIE-2019 linkage group 9, ASM1616193v1, whole genome shotgun sequence, the genomic stretch CTTGTTTGTCTTTTCATACCCCCATACAGATTCAAAACAGACTGCCTGTGGGATCTATAACTCAACCATGTTGTGCGAAGGGCAAATAGAAACTTATTCTAATATATAAACTTGCCCTATGGAATATTGCCTCCTGATCCAACCATGCTAACAGCATTTTAACAGTCAAAAGAAGCAATTAAGGCTTTCATGCTTTACAATTATGcagcaaaacaacaacaatttaGCAGACTATCAGTAGCGTAAGTTTGCTTTGGAAGCTGCCCtcagttttattttgaaatgacaaATGGGTAACAAAAAACAATAAGCCCAGAGTTTTCATATCATGAGTGTCTCACTATGGATGAGCAACAAAGATTGCATTTTTCTTTCTGGATAATGCATATGAAATATAGAACATTCAGCCCAAAGAATACTTGCTGTACACACTAAAATCAAGAATTACCAGGACCTCTGTAGTTTTCGATAGAATTTATCCCCAAGATAGCAGGGCTGGACAGGAATAATTTATTACCTACATTTACCCTACAATCCCAAATAAAAAGAGATGCCCTTAATAAGTTTAGGGTTTTAGAGAGTCAATTGCTCATATAAGTTTCACCATTAATATCTGTAGCACACCAGCCTAAGCACTAGAGTAACCTGACCATGACATGTCAGAAATTCCCTCCTCCATTCGCACATAGAAAGATAACAGATACTTACAGtgcaagtgacacacacagcaCCAAAGGACCCCAAAGATCCCCTGTAGAGAAAGAAACAGAATGACATCAGATACTGATGTTCAGAACAGTATCTCTCTAGCAAAAAAGAGTATTAAAACAGCCCAGTGTATCCCTTTTCCAGTTTCCAATCCCATAATTGTCATAGCTAACATCTGGTATCATATACTGTATATAAAGATGTTCTTAATTTGAATGCGTCTGGACTCATTCTGATAAACAGTTCACTTTAAAGAGATGTCAGTATTGTTCTGCCTCTTCACACAACTACCTCATTTGCTTTTGTTATTCTGTATCTTGCAGAGAAACAACATATGGATATTCTATTTTCCAGATATTTCATTAAAGCAAAGACTTTGTCCAATCCATGCAGTGGCTTTTAGGAATATTTGTCTTGTAATGTTGGTCTTCCCAAGATTTAGAAAATCTGATACGTACAGTCTCTGAGGAGTGCGCTGCTCTTTTTGGGATACATGACATGCACAAATTTCTTTCCAACTGCCTTTAGATCTCTCATCTGAAACACACAAGTGACATCTCTAGTACACCATTTCACAGGTATTAAAGTgtcaaaaaaaaatgaagaaggaAATACTTTTGCAAGCTACAAATCATAACATATCTCTGATATTAAATCATGAGATATTTGAGTCAGATGCTTTTTATAGCATGCCTTATAATAGTATAAAAATTAGATTCACAGCATGAGTCCCAGTGCATGAAATCAGCTAGATTGCTCTTTTCATAACATCCAGCTAATAATGTTATTTGTTTGCTGCTCCAAGAAGAGGAGATTTCATTGTCTGGCTAATTCCCCACCCCTGATTGATGCCCTGGCAACTAAAGACATTTTCAGTGGGTCACAGAGAACAAATTTGAGGATTTTTATGTTTGTAATTCAGATTCCTTGCCCAAagaagtttttgttttgtaaaattttgaattttaaaatttaCAACCAACTACAAAGCAAGAAAACCAACGTTCTTGTTGTATTTGGCCCAAGAGATCAGAAAATCTTCATATGTTATCGCAGATACAGTAAAGCAgttttcagccttttttcatttgcagaccccaaaaaatttcaaatggaagtgCGGATCCCATTGGAAATTTTAGACATAGGCTGAGGACCCACAAGGGTCCatagaccacaggttgaaaaccactgcagtgAGTAAGGGATATAAACTCACAATAGTATCCTTAACGGGTTCATCCAATGTGGAGTAGTCTTCATCAGGGGAGTGAGATCCAACAGGAACTGTGATCTCCCCTTCCACTGGAATATCTTCTGATATTGACACATCTGAGAGACCTGCAAACTaattggtttttttaatttttttttaaaaatacagaaaatagctGATGTTTGCCTAGGACTTTTTCCTGCAGAGTATAAAGAAAGTAATGAGCAATCTAACTTATTTAATTATTCTCTTTGTAAAGTAATCTGTATTCTAGTAGCAGCCTCCCTATTTCAAACAATTCACAGCTAAAAGGCAAGCCACAATGTGTGAGCAGGGGGGACCATAAATACAATCAAAggttattttcttcttcttttcaatAAACCCCAGGTACTCCCTCCCCTGCTACCTTATGACTTGTGTTTGTCCTtatttacattgtaagctctcCAGGTCAGGCTACAAGACTTGTCTATGTCCTGTAAAGAGCTATGTACATTAATGATGCTACATAATTTTATAATGACAGCAATACATTTAAGCACAGCATGAAAACAAGGACCACTGTAAAGCGAACAATATACACCTATCCATATCCCCAGTATAAACTACACAGATGAAGCACCAAATGAAGTGAATGTGGTGAATAATACATTTATTTCTCCACCACCAGCAGCTGTAACAGGATTTTTGTTGTTGAGGGATGCAAGCAAATAAAGAGTAGCCTGGTCTGCACTGAAGGGAACCCTGTTCAGGAGGGCTACAAAGTGACAGAGGAAAGTTTCTGGAATAATACTATTGTTGTGCTTGACTCTAACAtctacgggggggggggttatttaAGCCTTCCTCCTCATCCCCTTGAGTTAGTGCAACTGTCTCCAAGTTACAGGTGAAGAAACCGAAGCACAGAAAAGCGAAGTGGCTTTCCCAAGGTCTCACAGAAAGTCAGTGGCATCGATGGGAAACAAACCTGCCCCATTcgaaccactagactccactttTCCCCCAAGCCCAGGAAGCCATGAGCCACCCACAACCTCTAGACCCTCCCCTCAGCCGCTGGGCTgaaccccacaccccagccaggaacggaacccaggagtccgggcgcGCCCCCTTTCCAGCTCCGGCCCCTCCACCCAGGCGCGACGGTGCTGGGTCTCCCCCATACATCCCGGGGCCAGGCCACCGCCCCCTGTCTCACCAGCGGTTTcgcagctcccccagcccggcTCTCTTCTGCCTCCGCCATTTTGGCCCCGCTACCCCGCTTGCCGCTGATGCGACGTGGAGACGGATTCAGCACCTCATCGGCCCGCGCAGCGCGCGTGGAGATTGCGTCATTCGCCCGAGTATCCATGGCAACGCCGGACCCAGCCACCGGAGGGGCCGCAGGCGTAACAGCCGAGATTTAAAGGGACAGACGCCGCCGACTCAAGGTGGGGAAGAGACACAGCGCAGAGCCTCGCCTCTTAAAGGGCCACACGCACCTTCACAAAGGAGAGTTCTCAGTCTCTGGCATtaaccctccttccccccccacacattcAGAGGCACGATCCCCGCATGGAGGGTCTGCAGGGAAGTTGTCTATAGGCACATGCAATGCCCTTGGGTCCCACACGCTAATCCGGGATACTCAGGGCCCTGCCTGTATGGGGCCATTTGCAGCTCACAAGCCAGCTGGAAGCTCCTGCCTGCCCAAAGGGGAAGGCAGCTCACTCCTCCCCATGCACACTCTTCCCACTTGGGATACAGCAGTGGGGGGCCTGCAATCTACCTGGGGTCTGAGTGGCCCCCAGGAGAGAGCAGAGAAAGTGGGGGTGCCTTGGAattgggcagggccggctccatgcaccagccaaggaagcaggtgcttggggcggccaatggaaaggggcagcacgtccaggtCTGCatcagcaattcagcggcgggtccctctcagAGCAAAGGGGTGGCAaagaagctggagccagccctggaattGGGGCAGGCAGCCTGGCACCCTACAGTGATGCCCTGTGCTGGATGAGGTGTGTCAGGATGAAATGACCCCACACATCAGCAAGAGCTGGGGTTGAGAAGAACATGGTGGAAAGATTCATACCTTGTATTATCCACCTAGCTATCTCGAGTGCCCATCACTGCAGCATCCCACCCTCATAAGTGATTTTGTCCAACCTTCATAAGTGTCTCTGGCTTCCTAAATCTTTATATTGGTTATAGAGAATTCCCTGCTGGTGGCTTTTTCTCCAAAGCTGATCTGGAAGGCCTCTGTCTCTAGGGATAAGAGACATTCAGGTTCCATGATCCTTTGACCTTGACCTCTGTTCTGTGTCATCCCTCAATGGGATCAATTAGTGCCAGTTATGGTGGTGGTtgtttgtgatgtggacacctgttcCCTAGGATTTGGACTCAAACTAATCAAAATAATTACAGAGATTTTAAAGTTGTTTGGATGTttgaaaatatgtaaataaatggaCAAACTTTGTCAATAAAAATCAGTGTCCACGTTGCTTTAACCTCTTTAATCAAATCATCATGCTCAAAGAGTGGGTTTGGAGATTTGTGCTCAAATTTTGGCTAGTAGGCTACATGTGAAGATGTGTCATTTGTCTAGTCCCAATTCATGCATATTACTAAAACAGAATTTGTCTTGATTAATGGTCTCTGTGAAGTGGAAGATTGGCACAAGAACAACAGGAAATCTGCATGTCCGAACAGAGGTGCCttggaagagctgcatgtggggGCCTATGACTGGAATAGCaaggtggcaggcagggctggtgcaaggatgtttcgcaccctaggcgaaacttccaccttgccccccccccgcccctgccctgaggcacccccccacacacaactccccccctgcggcagctccttccctccaccctgaggctccccccttgcggcagctccccaccctctgccctgaggcaccccccaccccagctcacccctgctccgtacACAAGCACGAGCActccgagcacgccgtggccgcttcacttctcccgcctcccaggcttgcggcaccaatcagcttaggtgccgcaagcctgggaggcgggagaagtgaagcggccacggcgtgcttggggaggaggcgaggcaggagtgagctggggcggggagttcccctgcatgccgtcccccccttacttgctgcaggaggccctctttgtgctcccctgccccagctccctccgcctaaaagCCGGCGGCAaccggggcagccaaagatccggccgccgcggtcgctgctgaataaaatggcgccccccaaatgccagtgccctaggcaaccgcctaggtcgcctaaatggttgcaccggccctggtggcAGGTCAGGACTGTATTTGCATCAGCAGAGTGTAAAAGAAGTCCACGTGTGTTGCCCTTGGCTAAAATCCATGTTATCAGTCCCTCAGTGTCAGCAGCAATAAATTCAGTCAGTTTTTAAATGAGATGGTATTAACCAGTTTCCTTCCTATTTTAGTAATAGTACAACAGTTAGAAGAGGAACCTTATTGTTTAACatgtaaacaaacatttttcCACATTACTGTAAAGAGTGTTTGTTTTGAGTTCCTGGCTACATTGACAAAAAGAAGATGAAAACATCAACATTTTGACCTTGAGGTAAGTCTCTAGGGCCAATGTGCTCATAGATCATCTTTTCTTGTTAATATTACCTGCAAAATATTAAAGAACTGTGCAGATCAGCATGAAAGAATAAGTGAGATTTTATTAAGCAGCTTTAATAGTATTTAAGTATAATCAGACTCTAATATGATTTTATCATTCTGTTCTGTTCAGAGCATGTTGGTGGAAAAGAAGGAAGATTTAGTTTTACTAATTAATAAGTTTCCCTGACTTTTTAAGGGGATAAATGTGTTCTGCATTAACAGAAAACAAGAAAGAGGAATGAAGAAGATACATAATCATATACTTTAATAAATTGGAAACATATTGTATCCCTCTTGGTCCTCAagaacaagtgtgcacagtagaTATAGTGTGGAGATTTTCATCAGTATAAAATAAAAGTTCTCATGTTTTATCTTGTTCTAAACAAGACATTTGAAAGAAACAATGAGGATTATATTGTTAATTTTTCTAAACGGAAAATCATGTATAAAATGACTTGCAGATTATATGAGCAAAAACATCACCCCTAACATCTGTACCTATCTACAGTTGCTAATAAAAGTGTACAGATTACAGGAATTTAGGACAAAGGTTTTAGCCCTGCTAGCTAGCTGATTTAAAgtgacatgatttttttaaaacttaaatgcTCAAGccaataataaaagaaaaagctGGGACTGAAAATAGAGTTTgtggctccagtcctgcaaagatttaactcacatgcttaactttgtgcATTGTGCCTAACTTAATTGAGATCACTCACAGAACATAAAGTTTATGCTTAGCACATGCATAAATTTATGCTTAGCATATTCATACATTTTCAAAAGATGGTCTTTTTGTGAGGGTCCTCAGGGTGGCTTAGCAGTCACACAGCTCCCCTTTGGGGTACATTACTAGGGGCCAAGCAAAGTAAATCAGAGTAGACAACACTGATCACTCAGTCTGAGTTTTTGCTCAGTCCATGCTACTTTGTCCACTACTTTGTGCCTTTAGTGCCGGATTCTCTGGAAGAACAGTCCCTCGGAGCTAGAGGGTGGGCGCTTGAAACAAGGGCGGAgtcctctcactcactcacataCACAATACAGATCCTGCGGAAAGAAAAACTACACCTCCCAGGCAGCCGTGCATGCGCTATCTGGAGGAGGGAGTGGTGCTCCGGCGGGATTCATCCCGGTTCAGTTTCCGTAGGGACGTGTTTGCGGCAGCTGCCATGCCTCtattgtgtctcctccctcctgcctctctgGATGCTGcctgtagagtgtgaggctacattaacaacaaggtgttaacccttgagggctcagcagaC encodes the following:
- the YIPF6 gene encoding protein YIPF6, which encodes MDTRANDAISTRAARADEVLNPSPRRISGKRGSGAKMAEAEESRAGGAAKPLFAGLSDVSISEDIPVEGEITVPVGSHSPDEDYSTLDEPVKDTIMRDLKAVGKKFVHVMYPKKSSALLRDWDLWGPLVLCVSLALMLQGGSADSKEDGGPQFAEVFVIIWFGAVVITLNSKLLGGTISFFQSLCVLGYCVLPLTVAMLVCRLVLLASSGTVSFIVRLVVVMAMFGWSTLASTAFLADSQPPNRKALVVYPIFLFYFVISWMILTFTPQ